From one Portunus trituberculatus isolate SZX2019 chromosome 8, ASM1759143v1, whole genome shotgun sequence genomic stretch:
- the LOC123499573 gene encoding uncharacterized protein LOC123499573, with amino-acid sequence MHLNMEPSEDPFKVELVEPPVDAVFGERQDEMQQLVEHFDDPLMTDIKQEPNKNTLLRVPSFTPQHTLRQESDRCDSSQDQVESEQQDVTHSVTNATMVTGKRKKLEYFTFQELRKLLKVGHPERRGLGASPGPPHDLPPRLTERHFPRSFPPTPQNKTPQRKCYVCFYSSRHRKKRTQTRFLCRKCAVPLCIEPCFEEYHTLLNF; translated from the exons ATGCACCTGAACATGGAGCCATCGGAGGACcctttcaaggtggagctggtggagcCGCCAGTGGATGCAGTGTTCGGGGAGCGGCAGGATGAGATGCAGCAGCTGGTGGAGCATTTTGACGACCCCCTCATGACAGATATAAAGCAGGAGCCCAACAAGAACACTCTGTTACGTGTGCCGTCCTTCACCCCGCAGCACACCTTGAGGCAGGAGAGTGACCGGTGTGACAG CTCCCAGGACCAGGTAGAGAGCGAGCAGCAGGATGTGACGCACTCAGTGACCAACGCCACCATG GTGacaggcaagaggaagaagctTGAGTACTTCACCTTCCAAGAGCTGCGGAAACTACTGAAGGTGGGTCACCCGGAGCGCCGTGGCCTTGGTGCCTCCCCGGGGCCACCTCACGATCTCCCACCGCGCCTCACCGAGCGTCACTTCCCTCGCTCCTTTCCCCCGACGCCACAGAACAAGACCCCGCAGAGGAAATGTTACGTGTGTTTCTACTCGTCAAGGCACCGGAAAAAGAGAACACAGACACGCTTCTTGTGCAGGAAGTGTGCTGTGCCGCTGTGCATCGAGCCATGCTTTGAGGAGTACCACACACTCTTAAACTTTTAG